The Oscillospiraceae bacterium genome contains the following window.
CGTCAGAGCGGCTTCCCCTTTTAGGGGAAGCTGTCAGCGGCCCTGACCGCTGACTGATGAGGGGCGGCCTTGCCTTGCAACCCGCTACTGGGTGACTGCGGCACACGCGCCCCTCATCCGGCCTTGCGGGGCCAAGGCTTTATAAACCCCGCCACATCCATTGTTTACAAACCCGCCAAACTACGCTATAATAAAACCAACAAATACTTTGACGAAAGCAGGTCCACACCATGCTCATCAGTTTGATCGTACCCTGTTACAATGAAGAAGAAGCGATGCCGCTTTTTTATAAAGAAGCCTCCCGCGTGGCGGCGGAGATGAAAGCCAGCCACGGCGCGGATTTTGAGTTCATCTTTGTGGATGACGGCTCCCGCGACGGTACGCTGCGTGTGGCCCGCGAGCTCCACGCGCAGGACCCCCGCGTGCGGTATGTCTCGTTCAGCCGCAACTTTGGTAAGGAGGCCGGCATCTACGCCGGCCTGCAGGCGGCCAGAGGCGATTATGTCGCCACGATGGACGCCGATCTGCAGGACCCGCCTGCGCTGCTGCCGCAGATGCTGGACACGCTGCTGACCGGCGAATACGACTGCGCCGCCACCCGCCGCACGACCCGCAAGGGCGAGCCGCCGCTGCGCAGCTGGTTTGCCCGCAAGTTTTACCAGATCATCAACAAGATGTCTGATACGGAGATCGTTGATGGTGCGCGTGATTTCCGCCTGATGAGCCGCAAGATGACCGATGCCGTGCTGAGCATGGCCGAGTACAACCGGTTCAGCAAGGGCATTTTCAGCTGGGTCGGCTTTAAGACCAAATGGTTCGACTACGAGAACATCGAGCGCGTGGCCGGCACGACTAAGTGGAATTTCTGGGGCCTGTTCAAATACTCCATCGAGGGTATTGTCGGCTTCTCGACCACGCCGCTGCTGATGGCGGCGGGCGTGGGCGTTCTGTTCTGCCTGCTGGCGTTCATCGGCATTATTTTTGTCATCGTCCGGGCGCTGATGTTCGGCGACCCGACCTCCGGCTGGCCGAGCCTTGTCTGCATCATTCTGCTGTGCAGCGGCGTCCAGCTGTTCTGCACCGGCATCGTCGGCGAGTATCTGGCCAAAACCTACTTAGAGGTCAAGCACCGTCCTATCTACATCGTGGCCGAGACCGAAGAGGATAAAAAATAAACGATGGACTGGCAGAAAAAAGTAAGCCTGTGGTGGGCCAAAAACTTCCGCCCGCTGGTCGTGGCGCTGCTGGTCGGCTGCGGCGTACATTACACGATCTACGCTAACCAGCTGGGCACGATGGATGCCGTACACATCGGCGCACTGTACATTGCCGACGGCTGGCCCGAGCACCTGTATTGGGAAACCGAGCAGGGCCGTTGGGCACTGCGCCTGGTGGATATGCTGCGCGGCGGCATCAACCAGCCTGCACTTTCTGCATTGCTGATGCTGTTCCTCTACGCGCTGGCGGGTGTGCTGCTGACGGATTTGTTCGGCGTGCGCAGCCGCACGGCAAAATATCTGATTCCCCTCACGCTGGTCTGTGCGCCCTATGTGGCGGAGATCGAGTTTTTCCACTATTGCAGCGTGTCCTATGCGCTGTCCTTCCTGCTGGCTGTGCTGGCGGTGCAGTCCGCTGTCTGCGGTGTACGCTTTGCCTGGCTGGCGGGCACGGTCTGTATGGCGTTCTCGCTGGGTATGTACCAGGCCAACCTGGGTACGGCGGCAGGATTGTGCGTCATGCTGCTGATTCTGTCGGTTCTGCGCCGCCCCGGCGCGTGGAAAGCCACCGGCCTGACCGCTCTGCGCATGGTGCTGATGGGCGGCAGCGGCGCGGTGCTGTATATGCTGATTTTAAAGGTGTTCCTGCGGCTGTACGATGTGGGCCTGTCCGGTGTGAATGGCATCAACGCTGTGGGGCTGGACACGCTGCGCAGTCTGCCGCTGGGCCTGAAAAACGCCTACTTTGATTTTTACGCCTACTTCTTCACCCACGGCATTGCCCAAAACCACTATGGGCAGATCGCAGGCTACCTGCTGCTGTTTGTGCTGGCGGCACTGGCCGGGCTGCGGTGGCTCGTCGTGCTGCATGACCGCAAGGCCGCCGCTGCGGCGGTGGTACTGGTGGCCCTGCTGCCCGCCGCAGCCAATGTGACCGACGTTATCAACACCGGGGCCACTGTGGCGCTGCGGATGGCGGGCTCGCTGGCCATCGTGGTACCGTTTGCCATCGCCGTGATCGACGCGGCTCCCGCGTTGACGGAACGGGCACTCTCCTGGGGGATGGCGCTCTGCACGGCGTTCTGTGCGGTGCTGCTGCGTGGGTTTGCCGTGCAGGTCAACAACGATGCGGCGGTCATGCTGAAACAAAAGACCACCGTTGTGAACCTCGCCAACCGCCTGTGTACCCGGCTGGAAGAAAACGCCGACTACCAGAACGGCGCCGAGGTCGTGATCCTGGGCGAGCCGAAGCGCGGCGCGTACCCGGAGGAATCCCCGCTCAAGCCTATGGCCGGGGAATTGGCGCAGTTCGGCCCGCTCTCCTACGACCCGACGTTCAACGCCCACGGCTGGTATGTGCTGGTGTGGGACGAGCTGGGCGTCCAGCTCAACGAATGCGCGGACGAGACTGTCCGCGTCATCAGCAATTCCGACGCGTTCAAGGCCATGCCCAACTACCCGGCAGATGGCTGTATCCAGACCATCGACGGCGTTGTCACGCTGAAGGTGGCAGATTTTCCGTTTTGAGAGCTGATAATGATGCGTGATATGACCAAGGGTGCCCCGCTGGGGCACCTCTTTCTGTATGCGGTGCCGCTGCTGCTGGGGAACTGGCTGCAGCTGGCGTACAATGCGGTGGATTCCATCATCGCGGGGCGGTTCATCGGGCAGGATGCTCTGGCCGCCGAGGGTGTGGCAGGGCCGGTCATGAACCTTGTGATCCTTGCAATCAGCGGCCTGTGCATCGGCGCGGGCGTGCTGATGAGTGAGGCGTTCGGGGCCAAACGAACCGACCGGCTGAAAGAAACGCTGGCCACAACGCTGCTGTTCGGCGCCCTGCTCTGCTGCGGTGCGGCTGCGGCGGGCTGTCTGCTGACGCCGTGGATACTGCGGGCAACGGCCGTGCCGTCATCGATTTTTGAGATCACGGGTGTCTACCTGCGCATCACATTTCTGGGTGCGCCGTTCACCTTCTTCTATAACGCGCTCGCGGCGGGGCTGAAAAGTGTGGGCGACAGCAAAACGCCGCTGAAATTCCTTGCGTTCTCGGCAGTGCTGAATGCCGTGCTGGATTTCGTCCTGATCGGCGGGCTGGGCTTCGGCATCGTGTGCAGTGCGGTCACGACCGTGGTGGCCGAGGCTGCCAGCGCCGTGATGGCCGCTGTTTACATGGCCTGCCGCGTGCCGGAGCTTTGCCCCGAGCGCGGCCAGTGGCGCATCCGCCGCGCACTGCTCGGCCCGATCCTGCGCTACGGCTCGGTGACGGCCCTGCAGCAGGCGGTGCAGCCGATCTGCAAGGTGTTGATCCAGGGGCAGGTCAACGCGCTGGGCGTTGGCTCCATCGCGGCGTTCAACGCGGTGACGCGGGTGGATGATTTCGCTTTCACGCCGGAGCAGAGCATCGCCACGGCCATCACGACCTACATTGCGCAGAACCGCGGCGCAAGGCAGCCTGAACGCATCCGCCGCGGCTTTGCGGTGGGGCTGCGGCTTGAGCTGGGCTACTGGCTGCTGGTGGGCTGCGTGACGCTGACGCTGCGCCGGCCGATCCTCTCGCTGTTTGTGGCGGGGGAGGGCGCGGACGAGGTCATTGCATTGGGCAGCCGCTACCTTGGGTATATGGCGCTGCTCTACGCGCTGCCCGCCCTGACGAACAGCCTGCAGGGCTTTTACCGCGGCATGGGCAAGATGACGACCACCCTGGTCGGCACCTGCCTGCAGGCGGGTCTGCGGGCCGCTGCGGCCGCTGTGCTGGCCCCGCGCGTGGGGCTGCCGGGCATCGCCTTTGCCTGCGCCTTCGGCTGGTGCGTCATGCTGGCCTTTGAGGTTCCGTACTATTTTTGGACATGTAAAAAGCAAAATTTGAAAAAGGCTTCTCCCATGGGAGAAGCTGTCCGCGAAGCGGGCTGATGAGGGGCGGCGCTGCCGGTATTGTCCATTTGCCGGGCAGACGCGCCCCTCATCCGGCCTCGCGGGCTCGGCCACCTTCCCCCAATTGGGGAAGGCTTTTTTGTGTAAAATTTCCCCAATATCTGCTGCGGCTGATTGTAATTTCTTCGACAAAATGCTACACTAATAATAGCTATCCCTGCATAAAATCTACCCGGAGAGAGGTAAACCGCCG
Protein-coding sequences here:
- a CDS encoding glycosyltransferase family 2 protein, yielding MLISLIVPCYNEEEAMPLFYKEASRVAAEMKASHGADFEFIFVDDGSRDGTLRVARELHAQDPRVRYVSFSRNFGKEAGIYAGLQAARGDYVATMDADLQDPPALLPQMLDTLLTGEYDCAATRRTTRKGEPPLRSWFARKFYQIINKMSDTEIVDGARDFRLMSRKMTDAVLSMAEYNRFSKGIFSWVGFKTKWFDYENIERVAGTTKWNFWGLFKYSIEGIVGFSTTPLLMAAGVGVLFCLLAFIGIIFVIVRALMFGDPTSGWPSLVCIILLCSGVQLFCTGIVGEYLAKTYLEVKHRPIYIVAETEEDKK
- a CDS encoding glucosyltransferase domain-containing protein, with the translated sequence MDWQKKVSLWWAKNFRPLVVALLVGCGVHYTIYANQLGTMDAVHIGALYIADGWPEHLYWETEQGRWALRLVDMLRGGINQPALSALLMLFLYALAGVLLTDLFGVRSRTAKYLIPLTLVCAPYVAEIEFFHYCSVSYALSFLLAVLAVQSAVCGVRFAWLAGTVCMAFSLGMYQANLGTAAGLCVMLLILSVLRRPGAWKATGLTALRMVLMGGSGAVLYMLILKVFLRLYDVGLSGVNGINAVGLDTLRSLPLGLKNAYFDFYAYFFTHGIAQNHYGQIAGYLLLFVLAALAGLRWLVVLHDRKAAAAAVVLVALLPAAANVTDVINTGATVALRMAGSLAIVVPFAIAVIDAAPALTERALSWGMALCTAFCAVLLRGFAVQVNNDAAVMLKQKTTVVNLANRLCTRLEENADYQNGAEVVILGEPKRGAYPEESPLKPMAGELAQFGPLSYDPTFNAHGWYVLVWDELGVQLNECADETVRVISNSDAFKAMPNYPADGCIQTIDGVVTLKVADFPF
- a CDS encoding MATE family efflux transporter; protein product: MMMRDMTKGAPLGHLFLYAVPLLLGNWLQLAYNAVDSIIAGRFIGQDALAAEGVAGPVMNLVILAISGLCIGAGVLMSEAFGAKRTDRLKETLATTLLFGALLCCGAAAAGCLLTPWILRATAVPSSIFEITGVYLRITFLGAPFTFFYNALAAGLKSVGDSKTPLKFLAFSAVLNAVLDFVLIGGLGFGIVCSAVTTVVAEAASAVMAAVYMACRVPELCPERGQWRIRRALLGPILRYGSVTALQQAVQPICKVLIQGQVNALGVGSIAAFNAVTRVDDFAFTPEQSIATAITTYIAQNRGARQPERIRRGFAVGLRLELGYWLLVGCVTLTLRRPILSLFVAGEGADEVIALGSRYLGYMALLYALPALTNSLQGFYRGMGKMTTTLVGTCLQAGLRAAAAAVLAPRVGLPGIAFACAFGWCVMLAFEVPYYFWTCKKQNLKKASPMGEAVREAG